The Montipora capricornis isolate CH-2021 chromosome 1, ASM3666992v2, whole genome shotgun sequence genome contains a region encoding:
- the LOC138051468 gene encoding tripartite motif-containing protein 2-like has protein sequence MTSKLYDVVTVVEHEVSCAVCLEEFLEPKCLPNCAHNVCQECLEEMTYKNGRVSIECPVCLVNSSIPTAGVSAFPKNHLLARLVEKNPSNKMKENEFIREALKRSEENMGGLKNAIHEMHVRRNAIKKQAESLKQEITRAANQVIQVVRYEEEKLLLEVDQYVDNTYSDTVFGKQKELLNNLLGKTSNCVSIIEKRKEADKRSLKQVEHLEELAKVAGIQILTARRKCFRKFDLTFTKSAFPEESTENLVGTLSSKGDIDCGKQAFVDLDESYSKENIIKHIDGSQIKVPNFSPFAVTVSQKTGDMAVLDAENKRVHIFDSDGNHRCQFIFIFGDFWDITYSLNDDIVILNREDNVLLHYDRSGNLRKKFTTTPRPRVKFTFLSHDSSGCFLVTSTPRYHESPSETAACVLIYNGNGKLESVFGEGVLSSPKKAVCCSRKFFVPDADSKSVKVFNKNGQFCREIGNGMLEDLAGITTDCLNGRVLVCDCEGYAVHVYNSEGAIVRTIRTRAPPVEIALCKDGKRLVVCFDGEKARFFQILSYTVTDGASSSDCQDLTLSE, from the coding sequence ATGACCTCCAAACTTTACGATGTTGTAACTGTTGTGGAACATGAAGTTAGTTGCGCCGTTTGTTTGGAGGAATTTTTGGAACCGAAGTGTCTGCCAAACTGTGCTCATAATGTTTGTCAAGAATGTTTGGAAGAGATGACGTATAAAAATGGCAGAGTTAGTATTGAATGTCCTGTTTGTCTAGTTAACTCGTCTATTCCCACTGCTGGGGTATCAGCGTTTCCAAAAAATCATCTCTTAGCACGACTGGTCGAAAAAAATCCGTCAAACAAGATGAAAGAAAATGAGTTCATCAGAGAAGCTTTGAAAAGAAGTGAAGAGAATATGGGgggattaaaaaatgcaattcaTGAAATGCATGTCCGTCGAAATGCAATAAAGAAACAAGCTGAAAGTCTCAAACAAGAAATAACAAGGGCGGCAAATCAAGTAATTCAAGTGGTTCGGTACGAAGAAGAAAAATTGCTGCTAGAGGTTGATCAATACGTTGATAACACTTACTCTGACACTGTCTTCGGCAAACAAAAAGAACTGTTGAATAATTTACTTGGGAAGACTTCCAACTGCGTTTCTATtattgaaaaaaggaaagaggcaGACAAACGCAGTTTGAAACAAGTGGAACATTTGGAGGAGCTAGCTAAAGTGGCTGGCATTCAAATCCTTACAGCAAGACGTAAATGTTTTCGAAAATTCGATTTGACTTTTACGAAAAGTGCTTTTCCAGAAGAGAGCACCGAAAATCTTGTTGGTACTCTAAGCAGCAAAGGAGACATTGATTGTGGGAAACAGGCTTTTGTTGATCTTGATGAAAGCTACAGCAAGGAAAACATTATCAAACATATCGATGGATCACAAATTAAAGTACCTAACTTTTCGCCCTTTGCAGTTACAGTCTCGCAGAAAACCGGAGATATGGCCGTCTTAGATGCCGAAAACAAACGTGTTCATATCTTTGACAGCGACGGGAACCACCGCTGTCAATTTATCTTCATTTTTGGGGACTTCTGGGATATTACATATTCTCTAAATGATGATATAGTGATATTAAACAGAGAGGATAATGTACTGCTGCACTACGACCGATCAGGAAACCTCAGGAAAAAGTTTACAACGACCCCCAGGCCAAGGGTAAAATTCACCTTCCTTTCACACGACTCATCAGGCTGTTTTCTAGTAACCTCAACCCCAAGATACCATGAATCACCTTCAGAAACAGCTGCTTGTGTTCTTATTTACAATGGAAACGGAAAGCTGGAATCGGTCTTTGGTGAAGGAGTATTATCATCTCCGAAAAAGGCCGTTTGTTGCAGCAGAAAGTTCTTCGTTCCAGATGCTGATAGCAAGAGTGTGAAAGTATTCAACAAAAATGGACAGTTTTGTCGGGAAATTGGTAACGGTATGCTTGAAGATCTAGCTGGAATAACCACAGATTGCTTAAATGGGCGTGTGTTAGTGTGTGATTGTGAAGGTTATGCAGTACACGTGTACAACAGCGAAGGCGCAATAGTAAGAACTATACGGACACGTGCCCCTCCCGTCGAAATCGCTCTGTGCAAAGATGGGAAGAGACTTGTGGTATGCTTTGACGGAGAAAAGGCAAGATTCTTTCAGATTCTTTCCTACACCGTGACCGATGGAGCGTCTTCCTCCGATTGCCAAGACCTTACATTAAGCGAATAG